The Brassica napus cultivar Da-Ae chromosome C1, Da-Ae, whole genome shotgun sequence DNA segment CAGCGAGAGATCTTACTATGACAGTCCGTACAACACCTCCACTGGCTCCATCACGGGCTATGGCTAGTGAAACCGCCTTCACAACAAGTTGCTGCAAAATACAATAGCAAGGATCAGTTACAGCACAAATGGGGGTTCGTGAGATTTTTGTTTATGCATATATAATCTTTACCTCGGCTTCTTCTTTGGTCATGTTTTCTTTCCACGCCTGATCAAAGAACCCGTAAAGGTAACTCGAGCCAGAGCctaacacaaacacacacgatTCCACAAGTTATTAGCAGGAAAGCTAAGTCACGTATAAGCAAATAGCAAAGAGAACTTAAACAAATAGATCTATGCCAAAACCCAAAGGCCATAAGACGCAGAAGGATTAAGATTTTACCTCCAATAGCAAACGGTTGCTCAACTACAGTTCCACCGAGAGGAATCCCGTAGATCTTGCCGCCTTCATACTTATCCCAGCCACCAACTATGAGGCCAGTTTGCAGCATGTTCTGCCAAACAAATACATACAATGCTTCAGTCAACTAATCCATATAATAAGAAAAGGAATAACCATACAACAACGCACTGGACGCGCATCTCTGTCAAGCAGCATCGATGGATCTCACTTAATACAGAAAACTGAGATCGTAGGACATACTGCATACATATACTATAGCATACATACTTCTTCACCAGTGGATACAGTAGCATTTttaacaaaagttttttttcattCCCATTTCCCACAAAAAAATTCATTCTTTAGACTAAAGAACAACCATTACTCATTCATTCTTCGTATATAGCCAACTAGCTAGGACGTGTAACATCAATCTATATTGCCTCAAAGTCATATAGCAATGAAACGTAAGCAAGGTTCAATGTTTCCCAGAATCACACTTCCAAAAAAAGTTATCAGTAATTCTGTAGAGCATGTTTTGTCAACAAGAAGCTACCCTCGTAGAAACAAGACCCACATATTCCCACTAAAGACGCTGCAAGCTTAAAAGCAAACTAGTATACCTTGTTATTATATGCGAGCATCCTGATAAGGTTGGCTGAGACCTTTACAGTGGCAGGCTGTCCGAGCTGGATTCTGCAAACCATAAGCAAAACGATTGATCTCATCTCCAGGTACATATGACAACattaaaaatcaagtaatttaATTACTTCGAATAAAGGGAAGAAGGAAACACTCACGTATGCTGGTGAAGGAAGTAGCGGACATAGTCCGATACAACCTGAGAATCAGCAGCCtgcaaaagaaacaagaaaccTAGTAAGCAAAAAACTTTCGATATAAACAAATCAGAAATAGA contains these protein-coding regions:
- the LOC106375432 gene encoding proteasome subunit beta type-6, translated to MDLNLDAPHSMGTTIIGVTYNGGVVLGADSRTSTGMYVANRASDKITQLTDNVYVCRSGSAADSQVVSDYVRYFLHQHTIQLGQPATVKVSANLIRMLAYNNKNMLQTGLIVGGWDKYEGGKIYGIPLGGTVVEQPFAIGGSGSSYLYGFFDQAWKENMTKEEAEQLVVKAVSLAIARDGASGGVVRTVIINSEGVTRNFYPGDKLQLWHEELEPQNSLLDILNAAGPEPMAM